A genomic segment from Oncorhynchus keta strain PuntledgeMale-10-30-2019 chromosome 7, Oket_V2, whole genome shotgun sequence encodes:
- the rabl3 gene encoding rab-like protein 3 isoform X2 — MASLDRVKVLVLGDSGVGKSSLVHLLCQNQVLGNPSWTVGCSVDVHDYKEGTPEEKTYYIELWDVGGSVGSTSSLKSTRAVFYNSVNGIVLVHDLTNKKSSQNLYRWSLEALNKDSSPTGVIVSNGDYDREQFADSSVPLLLIGTKFDQIPENKRNDVLTRTAFLSEDFNAEEINLDCTNQRYFAAGTSNAVKLSRFFDKVVEKRYFTRDPSQMTGFTERKRFNFKSVHYD; from the exons GTGTTGGGAAGTCTTCACTCGTTCATCTGCTGTGTCAGAACCAAGTGTTGGGAAATCCATCATGGACTGTAGGCTGCTCCGTGGAT GTCCACGACTACAAGGAGGGCACTCCAGAGGAGAAGACCTACTACATTGAATTATGGGATGTTGGCGGCTCTGTGGGCAGTACCAGCAGTCTGAAAAGCACCAGAGCTGTTTTCTACAACTCTGTCAATG gtattgtgttagttcaCGACCTAACGAACAAGAAATCCTCCCAGAATCTGTATCGCTGGTCCCTAGAAGCCTTGAACAAAGACTCCTCCCCAACTGGGGTAATCGTCTCAAATGG TGATTATGACAGAGAACAGTTTGCTGACAGCTCTGTGCCTTTGCTCCTGATCGGCACCAAGTTTGACCAGATCCCAGAGAACAAGAGGAATGATGTTCTGACCAGGACAGCTTTCCTGTCTGAAGACTTCAACGCGGAGGAGATCAACCTG GATTGCACCAACCAAAGATACTTTGCTGCAGGCACGTCCAACGCTGTGAAGTTGAGCAGATTCTTTGACAAG GTTGTAGAGAAGAGATATTTCACCAGAGACCCTAGTCAA atgACAGGTTTCACAGAGAGGAAACGCTTCAACTTCAAAAGCGTTCACTATGACTGA
- the rabl3 gene encoding rab-like protein 3 isoform X1, translating into MASLDRVKVLVLGDSGVGKSSLVHLLCQNQVLGNPSWTVGCSVDVRVHDYKEGTPEEKTYYIELWDVGGSVGSTSSLKSTRAVFYNSVNGIVLVHDLTNKKSSQNLYRWSLEALNKDSSPTGVIVSNGDYDREQFADSSVPLLLIGTKFDQIPENKRNDVLTRTAFLSEDFNAEEINLDCTNQRYFAAGTSNAVKLSRFFDKVVEKRYFTRDPSQMTGFTERKRFNFKSVHYD; encoded by the exons GTGTTGGGAAGTCTTCACTCGTTCATCTGCTGTGTCAGAACCAAGTGTTGGGAAATCCATCATGGACTGTAGGCTGCTCCGTGGATGTACGG GTCCACGACTACAAGGAGGGCACTCCAGAGGAGAAGACCTACTACATTGAATTATGGGATGTTGGCGGCTCTGTGGGCAGTACCAGCAGTCTGAAAAGCACCAGAGCTGTTTTCTACAACTCTGTCAATG gtattgtgttagttcaCGACCTAACGAACAAGAAATCCTCCCAGAATCTGTATCGCTGGTCCCTAGAAGCCTTGAACAAAGACTCCTCCCCAACTGGGGTAATCGTCTCAAATGG TGATTATGACAGAGAACAGTTTGCTGACAGCTCTGTGCCTTTGCTCCTGATCGGCACCAAGTTTGACCAGATCCCAGAGAACAAGAGGAATGATGTTCTGACCAGGACAGCTTTCCTGTCTGAAGACTTCAACGCGGAGGAGATCAACCTG GATTGCACCAACCAAAGATACTTTGCTGCAGGCACGTCCAACGCTGTGAAGTTGAGCAGATTCTTTGACAAG GTTGTAGAGAAGAGATATTTCACCAGAGACCCTAGTCAA atgACAGGTTTCACAGAGAGGAAACGCTTCAACTTCAAAAGCGTTCACTATGACTGA